The following are from one region of the Aquirufa lenticrescens genome:
- the truB gene encoding tRNA pseudouridine(55) synthase TruB has protein sequence MSVLVDELTEVQDKFYVINKPRDWSSFDVVKKIRNLGRFKKIGHAGTLDPLATGILIMCVGKYTKKIDYFQSLPKTYTGKLVLGKTTPSIDLETEFDGDYPIEHIDASLLEEVRSSFMGHIQQVPPIYSAIKLNGQRLFTHARNGVNAEDLEIKIREVDVYRMDIDASRFPEISFEIECSKGTYIRSIVRDFGIKCQSGAYMSELVRTKIGDWGLDKAQEVANFNSDLHEVLL, from the coding sequence ATGTCTGTACTTGTGGATGAATTAACGGAAGTTCAAGATAAATTTTATGTGATTAATAAGCCTAGAGATTGGTCTTCTTTCGATGTTGTGAAGAAGATTCGTAATCTTGGTCGGTTTAAAAAGATTGGTCATGCTGGGACATTAGATCCATTGGCAACCGGTATATTAATCATGTGCGTAGGGAAATACACAAAGAAGATCGATTATTTCCAATCCTTACCTAAAACGTATACTGGAAAATTGGTTTTGGGAAAAACGACGCCTTCCATTGATTTAGAAACCGAATTCGATGGTGATTATCCAATTGAGCATATCGATGCGAGCTTATTAGAAGAGGTGCGTTCTTCGTTCATGGGACATATTCAACAGGTACCTCCTATTTACTCTGCAATCAAATTAAATGGACAACGCTTATTTACTCATGCTAGAAATGGTGTGAATGCGGAGGATTTAGAAATTAAAATTAGAGAGGTAGATGTGTATCGAATGGACATTGATGCATCCCGTTTTCCAGAAATTAGTTTTGAGATTGAATGTAGTAAGGGAACTTACATTCGTAGCATTGTACGTGATTTTGGCATAAAATGTCAATCAGGAGCTTATATGAGTGAATTAGTTCGAACAAAAATTGGTGATTGGGGTTTAGATAAGGCACAAGAGGTGGCCAATTTTAATAGCGATTTACATGAAGTGCTTTTATAG
- a CDS encoding bifunctional riboflavin kinase/FAD synthetase yields MKCFYSFDTVQIESATAVTIGMFDGLHLGHLKVIHGCLNAAKESSLTTCVITFSNHPADHFTGKRNELLMPMQEKIAAFEAMGVDYLVILPFDSYLVELPATQFIKEHLLKRIKATKVVLGYDNHFGKNREGSISFIKEHFSAQLEAISIDVAKVDEVIVSSSQIKKFLSEGEVKRANAMLGHLFSIAGVVIHGNQNGRKIGFPTANMSVNADNKFIPQLGVYLTEVHVQAGTFYGLTNMGYRPTLNKDEGIHIETHILGFEGDIYGQGIEIRFIEKIRSEKRFDSFEDLKNQIAADLAWAKLYLA; encoded by the coding sequence ATGAAGTGCTTTTATAGTTTTGATACAGTACAGATTGAATCAGCAACCGCGGTAACGATAGGGATGTTTGATGGTTTGCATTTAGGTCATCTGAAGGTTATTCATGGTTGTTTAAACGCAGCGAAAGAGAGTAGCCTTACAACTTGCGTTATTACTTTTTCTAATCATCCTGCAGATCATTTTACCGGTAAACGAAATGAGCTTTTAATGCCAATGCAAGAAAAAATAGCAGCATTTGAAGCAATGGGTGTTGATTATTTAGTGATTCTTCCCTTTGATTCCTATTTAGTGGAATTACCAGCCACTCAATTTATTAAAGAGCACCTCCTCAAACGAATTAAAGCGACTAAGGTGGTATTGGGTTATGATAACCATTTTGGTAAAAATAGAGAAGGCTCCATTTCTTTTATAAAGGAACATTTTTCGGCTCAGTTAGAAGCTATTTCGATTGATGTAGCCAAAGTTGACGAAGTAATTGTTAGTTCTTCTCAGATTAAGAAATTCTTATCTGAAGGAGAAGTTAAAAGGGCTAATGCCATGTTAGGTCATCTTTTCTCGATTGCGGGTGTCGTTATACATGGGAACCAAAATGGACGCAAAATAGGATTTCCTACTGCGAACATGTCGGTGAATGCGGATAATAAATTTATACCACAGTTAGGTGTTTATTTAACAGAGGTACATGTTCAGGCTGGTACATTTTATGGATTAACCAATATGGGCTACCGTCCTACCTTGAATAAGGATGAAGGAATTCACATTGAAACGCATATTTTGGGATTTGAAGGCGATATCTATGGGCAAGGTATTGAAATTCGATTTATAGAGAAAATTAGATCAGAGAAGCGATTTGATTCCTTTGAAGATCTAAAGAATCAAATCGCCGCCGATTTAGCTTGGGCTAAATTGTACCTAGCATAA
- the pheA gene encoding prephenate dehydratase, giving the protein MNIPELRGKIDQIDDSILSLLVNRMEFVEEIGKLKRESNVVIYHPDREKEIIDRLASQYTGKLRKEAIEAIFLEIFGVSRNLELPEIICYLGPEGSFTHQAAENRFGAVADYISLPSIKSVFESVETGRAKYGVVPIENNQEGMVKETMDLLNEKNLFVISEIIIPVNFCLASKHNGIQGIKRIYSKDIAFQQCKGFLNDYFSGQEEDFFVQVDSTSRAAKLAVEEEDGAALCSHIAAKIYSLPILFDNIQDNDANQTRFFIISKVENLKKTDKDKTSLAIKLKNDDKPGALLSLLQDFESRGINLLKIESRPQKDTNEFKFWFFIDIEGNKLDQKIQELLTKRGDEIVFLGSYMNLC; this is encoded by the coding sequence ATGAATATACCTGAATTAAGAGGCAAAATAGACCAGATAGATGATTCCATTCTTTCGTTACTTGTTAACAGAATGGAATTTGTAGAGGAGATTGGTAAATTAAAACGCGAATCTAATGTGGTAATTTACCATCCAGATCGGGAAAAGGAAATCATCGATCGTTTAGCGAGCCAGTACACAGGTAAATTAAGGAAAGAGGCTATTGAGGCTATATTTCTGGAGATATTTGGTGTATCGCGTAATTTAGAACTCCCTGAAATCATTTGTTATTTAGGGCCAGAAGGAAGCTTTACTCACCAAGCGGCGGAGAATCGTTTTGGCGCTGTGGCTGATTACATCTCATTACCTTCCATCAAGTCAGTTTTTGAGTCTGTTGAAACGGGGCGAGCTAAATATGGCGTAGTACCCATTGAGAATAATCAGGAAGGGATGGTAAAGGAAACAATGGATCTCTTAAATGAGAAGAATCTATTTGTTATTTCTGAAATCATCATTCCCGTTAATTTTTGTTTAGCCTCTAAACACAATGGAATTCAAGGTATTAAAAGAATCTATTCGAAAGACATCGCTTTTCAGCAATGTAAAGGTTTTTTAAATGACTATTTCTCAGGCCAGGAAGAAGATTTCTTCGTCCAAGTCGATTCTACCTCACGTGCCGCAAAATTAGCTGTAGAAGAAGAGGATGGAGCTGCTTTGTGTTCGCATATCGCTGCTAAGATTTATTCTTTACCCATCTTATTTGATAATATTCAAGATAACGATGCGAATCAAACGCGTTTCTTCATTATTTCCAAAGTAGAAAATTTAAAGAAAACCGATAAAGACAAAACTAGTTTAGCGATTAAATTAAAGAATGACGATAAGCCAGGAGCCTTATTGTCTCTTTTACAAGACTTTGAATCGAGGGGAATCAACTTATTAAAAATAGAATCTAGACCTCAGAAAGACACCAATGAATTCAAATTCTGGTTCTTTATTGATATTGAAGGTAATAAATTAGATCAAAAAATTCAGGAATTATTAACGAAAAGAGGAGACGAAATAGTCTTTTTAGGCAGTTATATGAATTTATGCTAG